TTCTCAGACGGTTTGGGCTGAAGCCAGTACTCGGTCCATAGGTACTATTTTTGCGTTCTTGCTCTTCACTGAATGGAATCCCAGAGCCATTCATTGGAGATGGTCTGACTACGCCAACAAAGCGGAAGAAAATAACGATACAGATAGTGGGCTTAGCGGATTTTCTGCTGAAACTGGTGGTGCCAATATTGCTAGTAAAAACGATGAACCGAATATGGCTGGGTTAGGTGCCATGCGTAGGAGTTATAGAATGGCGTGGATGTTGATTGGATCCTCAGTAAGATTGGCTCAGGACATGGGATTTATGGAAATCAGTCCCAAGACGTTCATTGCAACTCACGTAGCGGAAATTAACTCGGTAATGAATATCAGTAGAAGTTCCATGTTGGCTCATTCCTTGGCTGAAGTAGActtggatgaagatgaaatatctgaagaagacatgGAGCAAGACGAGGATGACGATGAtaagatattgaagatgagCGAAGAGGATCTTAAGAGACTTTCTAGCGAGCACGTTCTCAAATTCACTTTATCACAGAAGGCACAAATCGAGTTGTTGCAAATCATTTCTTTGGGGCACGAGTCACTTTACGGATACAAGGCTCAATTGGGCAATATGAACCAAAGACAAAACTTATCGATCTTGAATATCATTAGTCCTatgatcaacaactgggGCAGAAAGTACAAACAGTTTCTTGTTGCGTCCAATAAGCTCTTAAGAATAACCAACATCCAACAGCATTGGTACAACCCTTCGTCAAAGATAGCAAAGGAAATTTCTGAAGCGATAGAACGAGAGTCTTTGATTTTTGAGTTCAATTATGTAAAGTTGTACATCTATTCCTTAGCATTAAGTCCTTCACCACGGGCCAAATATGAGCAGCgcagaaacagaaaggGTAAGGCAACTTTGAAACTAGATGAAATATCGAAATCAGCTAAGTACATCGAACAGGCTTTCAAATCTGCCAATGAGATGTTATTGGTAGCTCACCGTGTtcacaagttgaaaatgttgAGATTTATGCCCGTTAGATGGTTAACAAGAATGGTTCGAGCTGTCGCTTTCATTGTTAAGTGCTATTTGACCATTACTGCTCACAAGAATTCAGCGAATGGAGGCAGTTCATCAGTAGCAAACTCTGCAGACAACTTTGATTCTACGATCTTATCGCTATCGTTGATTTCTATCGAGGATATCATTCAAAGCATTCAGAGAGCTGCAATAACCTTGCGAGACTGTTCACCCGACGAATTGCATTTGTGTACAAGATACTCCAATGTCTTAATGTATTTGTGTTCGGAAATGAAAGCAAAGTCCAAAGGCTTCCacgatgaagaacaagaacaagaacaagattATTCTAGCTACGGATACTCCAAACAGAGATCTGAATACGAACCATCTGAAAACGCTGTGCCTGAGACTTCTGTTGGACAGCCATCAGCAACATATCCTTCTAATTCCAACTTAGATCAGAACTACCAATTTGTCAAACCAAAGAATAATAATGAACAGCgtattcaaattcaagtACAAttacaacaacagcaacaacagcagcaacagcagcagcagcaacaacagcaacaacagcaacataGTATGCAGCAGCCAGTGGAGAGCCATATGAATCGTGTTAGAACAGCAACTGCCTCATTTGATTACCCAGGCAGTGATTATCTAGGTAATCAACGTAGCAATTCTACTTCCAATATGTCGAATAGTGAGAGTATGACCCCTAATGACAGCAATACTCCTCTTCAGAGTTTGGTAGGTGACAGCGAGGTTATGGATTTCTTTATGAACAACAGAAACATCGGTTTGGACTTCGTCGGTCCATGGACGGAAATGATTGAACAGctgatgaacttgaatgACCAGTTCAATTTTGAGGATGCTCTTTAGTTACAAGTCAACATGATCCGAAGCCATACTTTTCTATATACTCTATTAAGCTAAAATTGTCAAGGAAACGAAGTGAAGCTAATAAATAATGAGGTAGAGTGAACATCAACGAGGATAATGAGCAAGTGCAATCGCTGCGTTCAGTCCGACTACCGTGTCCGGACATAGCTATGTGATACTTATATAATACATGTAAAATAAGATCAAAGAATGGCAACAGTTCACTCGCACGTAATCTAATCGTCCCAACCCTGAATCTCGTTAATCAAGGTGAATATAGCACTGCGCGAACTCTCACTATACCTCTTTTTGTTGGTACCGTACGTTATTATACGGTAGGGTTCTGGCAAATATGGGAGGGGAAGTACTGGAGTGAACTTGAAATCTCCTGTGGAAGACGTTGTATTCAAGCTCGATTGCGGAAGAGGGTTATATGGAGCATCTTTGTCATCTGTGATGAAATCTGCCACGCTCGCATACAAGTTTAATCTGAGCTTGACTTCAGGAGCATCCATGAGtaacttgttgatttccaCAAGCTTGTCAAAGCACTTTTTGGCATTGATATTGGTGCGTTGGGCCATGAACCTCAATAATGCGATACCAATATTCAACTGCGGATAGTACTTTCCATCCAAGCAGGCAATGATGATGTACAAAATTGCCGCAAACAAGTGCTGGCTATCCCAGAAACCCAAAACAAAGATCTTATGCTTGACAAACAAATTGGCAATTAGATCAATAGTTGCACAAGAGGTGAATAACCCTTTTGAGATTGTCGAGAAGAGGTCTTCATAATTTTCAACGACGGAGGGAGCTGAAGCATCGAAAACGAGCGACAACAGTGGCTTAGTGATCAAGATGATAAGCTGATGATACCTGAGAAAcaaattggccaagttTCTACGACCACGTTCGATGATGTTCGAGTCTTTGAACTGGCCAAGTAATGGTGTCTCGAAATCATTCACTAAATCGCGGGAAGACTTGATAATATTTTTGAGTAGTAGCTTCTGGTTGAATTGGTTGGTGTTGATGTAGTTGATGGAAAAAGTTCTGATATTTGGACCGTAGATCAACCGGACAAACTTGGCTATGTATTTCGTGAGGTGAACATTCACCTCGAGAATGTTGGGGTCAAACTCTTCCAGCAAGGGAAAAGTGTTTTCGCAGGGTAAATCTACGTCTGTGTCGGTGTATTGGAAATGGACAGTTTTTGTTGCCCAGGTTGTGTCGATGACGAAGACCGACCACCAAAGAAGTTTTGCCTTTTCGGCATGCCTACGAAAAGCAAAGATTTCCTGGTCTGACTGGATGCTCTTGGGAATTTCCTTCTGGCGATGATACCCCTGAGCTACGGCAGAACGGGCTGCTACACCCAAGTAGTTATACACAGTGTTGTATCTGCTCAAGTTGGCAGCGTATAAACCAAGCAAAAGGGCACATTGAATGAAGGTGAAATCAATCTGCTCTTTGGTCAATCGGAAGAGCCTTTCTGCCAAAAGATAGTGTTTTATACCTGGGTACTTCCCTTCAGGCGTCTGGACGTTGAGCAACTGCTCACCGAAGGCAAGGACGGCGAAGAGATACGAGAACGAGGTCTGGTTCATTCCGCTTTTGCTGTTGGCTATAGATTCGAAATCGTACTGGCCATTATTTGCTGCTGAGCGCCTGAAAAGCGAATACACGTCATCAAAGAGGTCATGCATTTCTGCAATGTCAATGAGATAGAACTCTGACGAGTATGTCGCATACACTTTCTCTAGAAGCTGCATGGCGTATTTACGATCTGGAAGTTGCTGCTCACAGACGCGGAGCATATTGGACAGAAGCAGGGTATCCTCAAATTCCGGGGCaaagacatcttcaaacaaGATGCTACCGTAAGACTCTGGCTTTTCTACGACAGAAAGCGAGGACGGTGATTGTTCAGAATATAAGTACTGATGACTAGGATTAGTCTGCTGTTGAAGCTCCAGCTGGCTCAGCAGATCTGTTGGATCCGATTGGCCCAGTTGCCGAAGAAGCGTTTCTAAATGTTCCACTCGGTCGTGCAACTTGTTGAGGTCGCTTTCCATGATAACTATCTTACGATCTTTGGCAGGATACACGCAGGCGAATTCCTTGTTTACACTCTTGCAATTGGAGCATGCTGGCTTTTCTCCGGAAcacttgatcttggagaGCTTACATCTGGTACAAGCGTAGTGGGTTCTGCCAAACACCTTTAGCGGCTTGGGCTTTTCGACGTTTCCCGCCATTGGTTAAGTGAGAAGCTAAAAAAAGTGTCGACTACAGATGTCTAACTGCCTAGGTCATACCCGTTGTGGTGGTAAACGTTATTCAACCGTGATATACACTGATAAATGCTGGCGAAATAGCTGCGACACAGATACCGTTATATAAATACACGAGGCACGGCTGGAAGTGGATTCTTGCTACTGCCAGATAGcaaaacaataataacgACGGATCAAGCCAAAAATCAAAATAAAAATCGGTTGAACTCCGATTTTCTACGTTATGTAACTTGATTTATATAATCCCAAAATTAAAATATTAGAGTTGATTTTTTACTTTTTTTACATGTTCTCTTACTCATAATAGAGTTAATTTTCTGATAATTATTTATGCATCACATGAGCAAGATCTGCACATTGCCCATGACATTACGGAAGGGAATTCTCCACAACAGGTTATATTTTGTTGCCAGTCATCAAACGATATCGCGTATCGTAATTGGACTCGTCACCTCCACTGGGGCTGAATACGAAGTCTTAGCAATGGAGTTTGGCAATGCTAGTGCTAACTATTTTAAAATGATATTTTATTCTGCAATTgctctgaaaaatcgaagCGCTGTACAAGGGTGAAAAAAGTGGGGGGAATCGACATGGTCCAATCATTTCAATTGCAAGCAAGTCTTGGACGTATGTGGAATATTTTGGAAAAAGCAGGGCCAAATCCACTGATGAAAATGGCATTTGTTCCAGGGATTCACTTTTTAGATTTTTCATGACTCTCCCTAAATAAAATTACAATTTGGTCAGCATCTACGATTGGCGATTATCCCTTGCAATTGATAGAATTACAAAGGTTAGTCTCGCCCCAGCGGTATTTTCGTACGTTTCAAAGGGATGCTAAGAATTTTTTATGAAGGAGTTCCCTTAGAATTGCCTGTCTACTTCCTCGGATTATAGCCGTATATGCCTAGCaaaattgagaacttcgCTCAACTAAAATAATCCAACTGCTGCAGATTTGCAAGGGTCACTGCAACACGCTCTTCATTCTCCCTTTTTCCGCTTTGATCTGAGCttgaaaatagaaatatctacaattctcCGTTTTCCGCTTTTACAGATCCAAAATAGAATTACCAAAACTACGGAGTTCTTGACATGTTTTCCATGCCAATCTACAAGTTTCcccaatttttcagttacTTTGCTGGAGTTTAAAAACAATTTATGCACCTTAGCCGTAATTGTAGCCAAATTGAACGAATGGTGGGTCAGAGGACCAACTGAATGGCCTAAGCGAGTCCATGCATATTGTGTGTGTCTTACTGCTTTTCCACAACAACCTGATGGGTAATAGGAAATGTCAACATGGCTTAAAGAAAGGACAGCTCTGTCATGTGACCGAAAGGCAGACATTCGTTTTATGACATAATCAGCGGATAGTTCGAAGGTGGTTTTCCGACCGGCTCAGCTGGTATACGGATGGAATTGTACGCCGAGGCAAGAACATTATTCCAGTTCCCTTTTGAGAACCTCTATTTATTTGATTTCGAAAAATACACACGCTCTATGAGAAAATGGCTCTCATGCCAACTTGGCCTCTCTCCAGTACAGCGGAACGATGAAGATTGAAACTCTGGGTAAATATTCTGTAGAAGTAGGTTTGGTGGATTATTTAGGATAATGCAAAAATTGGCATGTAAATCCCGGTAGTTCCAGTAACGGCAGCAGGATCATAAGAACGCCGATGATTTTTAGTTCAACATGGAACAACAAGGCTGAAACGTTGCTGTAAAGCGATCCCCGGAACTGAGCGTTTGTTTCAGGAGGATAAAATGGAGTCCTCATAATGCAACACAATCAGGAGCTTTTTGCATTGCGCAAGGTACTTTAACATGAAGACAGGAGGGCTCATAATTGCGTACATTCACTTTGGCCAGGGGTGGAGATGGCTGGCTATAGGTGTGGTTTCCATTTGGAATTCAATTGATTTACGCCTGAAGTACAATACAAAATAGGGGAACCCACTCTACAGGAGTTTCAGTTAGCAATAGCAAAAGGGGCTGTAGTATGATCCCACATAGAGAGATAAGAAACGAGAAATCAGAAATAAGACATGCCACATACGGGGCCAATAACTACGTCGGAACATGGCTTTAAAAATTGAAAGCTTCGTCTGGAAGTGGTTTATAGTGTCGTCTACCGTCTAAACTGTGGGCGCAATAGTAGATAAATAAGTTTTCACAAATGTAGCTGGTCGGAACTTACGAGACAAGCTGAAGAATGTAGGATTTCACAGCTGACGGGAGTGGCTCTTGCTACAACTTGCCCGTACTGTAGACACAGTTTAGATCTTGAATCTGCACGTGGAAATGTGGTGTTCTGCGTTGATAGCAGTTGCTGGGTGTAGCTGGACGATAACTACATTCTACTGCCCTATAGGTGAAAGTGAAGGTGAATCAATTTCCTGGACGGATGTGAGGGGCAGTTCCGGGGGTTGTTTCTCGTTCAATCGCCGTCTATTCCGCTGGGGTCGGAAGAGGAAGACAGAAGGCTTATCCAGCGCTCTGTTTTGTCAACAGTAGGCTTGCTTCGTTTGTGTCCTCACTAATTGGCTTAAAGAGGCAACCTGGTGAGCTCAGAAAGGAAATCGAGTTTTTTGTCGTGGCAACAAGAGCATCTCTGAGCTCATAATGAAAGGAATACCGGTACCAGTAACGACCAAAATACCAACACCACTGAAGGTGCGTAGCCCGAGCAGAAACGACGTCGTGTGCTGGCGGCAGGGCTCTTGAATGGATGTGTCAAtatcttctccagatcCATCGCTCTGATCCAGCTGGACGTTGACTTGAAAGATTTGAACGATTTGCTCCAAATCCATTTGCCTGATCTGGCACAGACAAAAACATTGCGACAAGAGACGGCCACCTCGGCGAAGCTATTCCGAGGGCAGCAGTCCCACATTGTCGCATATTTTTTCCGTTTCACACCTCCTCAACGGAGGCGGTAGCCAAAAATAACTCAGtgggtgaaaaatttcaaccTTCAAATATTTCTTAGTTCGGTGAAggttttttttttgatgTAGGTAATTAGTATGTTAGACTGTACGTCTAGTTGATTTGATTGGGACTTACTCTTCCAGGTTGGGCTCGGGACACTCCACGATGACAGAAAGTTTTGTATGTAAGCTCTACTTGCATTGATATAGAATTAATTAATTTTTTACATAATAAATCACAAATATTAAATTCTGTCTGCTCCTTGTCTGTGCAACCTCGAGCCTCTGCATTCTGATCAAGTGGCCCTGCCGTCCAATTTTCTTTTATAAAACCAATTGCTCCGGCCCAATTTTTCATCGGCTGGTTAAATTTCTCCTTagtgcttcttcttgttaaGTTCTTCGATTTCGTCTGTCTACTATCGTTAACTTTTTTATATCACATAAAAGATGCAATTCAAGTCTCTTGTTGCCATCTCGGCCTTAGCTGGAGCTGCCCTCGCTGCCAACAGTATGTATTGATTTCTAAATACCCgattgttcaatttgtccGTTTCCTTGAATTTGGGACTTTGCCCTTCACAGGCCAATTTCTAAATGCCCAGACACAGCCTTTTTTCAGATTACAGCTGTGGTCTATACTCGAATTAGATCTAATTTGCTTGAATTCTCTACAGGAGCCGTACGTCCCTCGTTTCAGATAGTAGCTGAATTGTCAGTCTGGCTTTCTCGAGCATTTGTCGATATCAGCGAAGAAACTAGCTACAGGCTCAAATATTAGTTGATTCTAGTGTTCTACAACATCGTCTACGGTGGGGCACTTTGTAATTAGCCCAATTTGAGTAATAGAGTTCAAGTGAGGTGGCGTATATCCAGTGGATTATTTAGTTTCAGTCTGTGACGAATTTGGGCCGAATTTcctaatttttcaatcttccACTTTCCCCATTTCTCGTATAGAGGCGGGAACGAGCTCTAGTTTTCACTATTACATGAATTTTGTGAGTTTTGCGGCTCTCGGATTCCTTCTAGCAGTAGCTATGATGTCTCGTCAACTATCTCCGAGGTACGCTTGGAAAAGCTGGCAGATCATCGTTCTGAACGCTAGGTCGAGGAAgcttttcaattctgtgTTCgttgaagatttcttgaatCCTGATTTGGACAGGTGAGAATATAAAGAACTATATTTTCATGCACAAGAGGCCGGTTTACTTTGCGACATTCAATTTACAATAAAAACCGGTTCTATGCACCGGATCTTCAAACCGGTCGTGCCGAGTGGGTCAAGTTTTCGATGTATTTGATGTCTCTTTGATAATAGGAGAGACTAGAAAATATCggtttgaaaaattgcGAATTTTTAACGAAAACCGCCGACCCCCCAAAGCCCCCAAAAACGAAGTCAAGAAACAATTCTCACTGGTTTCAAAGCCATACACTTGGACTTATGAACAAGCGGTAGATTCCTTCGAAAATGATACTAACTCCATTATAGACTCCACCTTGACTACAGCCACTCCTTCAGTCGCTAGCGGTTGTTCCTTTTCCAGTTTTGTTGCCACAGCTTCTgcccaagttcaacaagttgctGCCTGTGCTACTGCTGTCGGTGATATCACCATCCGTGGTGACTCTTTCGGTTCTATCGAATTGACCGGTTTGGAACAAGTTTTTGGTTCCTTGAAGATCCAAAACACCACTCTCGCAACCACAATCAACGCACCAACTTTGCAGTTGATTTCGGAAGATTTCGAATTGTCTGGTTTGACCATCTTGAACACTTTGAACCTTGCTCAATTGAACACCGTCGGTTCTCTTAACTGGGTCACTTTGCCAGCCTTGGAAAGCACCGGTTTGACTCAAGGTATCACTGCAGCTGATTCCGTCGTTATCTCGGACACTGGTTTGACCGCTTTGACTGGTATCAACGTTGTTGAATTGCAAACTTTCGACgtcaacaacaaccaagACATCAACACTATTGACTCTGCTTTGCAATCCGTCACTAGCCTTTTGTCCATCTCTTACAACGCTGAAAGTGTCGATGTCGTTTTGGACGAATTGACCTCTGCCAAGAACGTCGTCTTCCAATCTATCAACTCTTTGTCTGTTGGTAACTTGACCACCATCAACGGTTCCTTGTCTGTTTCTCAATCTTCCATTGATGCCATCGAATTCAAAGACTTAACCTCTATCAGTAACTCCTTGaccatcaacaagaactcCGAATTGGAGTCCTTGGACTTCCCTAAGTTGACTTCTATCGGTGGTGCTTTGGAAATCTCCGacaacgacaagttgaagtcaTTCGACGGTTTCCCAGAATTGAAGACCATCGGTGGTTCCGTTGACATCAACGGTACCTTCGACAACGGTACCTTCGAATCCTTGTCCAGAGTTGCCGGTGGTTTCACCTTGAAGTCGGACGGTGATATTTCTTGTGAggaattcaacaagttgaactctGACGGAGACATCAAGGGtaacaagttcttctgtGCCAACGCTGCCggtgcttcttcttcttcgtcttcttctaagAAGGGTTCTTCCACCGACTCCTCTGACTCCACTGAAACCGCTTCTGAAACTGAAACCAGCTCCACCAAGGCTTCCGACGCTTCGGTTCACTCTGGattcttggcttctttgATTGCTGGTTTCGCTGCTTTGGGTGTTGCTTTGTACTAAGCAAATAACTCTGTTTGTTGCAGAACAGTTGAATCGTTTCTCCAACCAACGTTGTATTACTTCCCTAATAATTGAATAAAACAATTGCATAAGTCAAGATGATAAAAAAAAATACATTAGACAAATCAACCTGGGCTTTTCTAGAACTTGTCTTTTTATCCAGTCTTTTTATACGGTTGTTATTTATCAACATTTTTAAATTCTATTCGTTATAGTTCCATATTTTCTATTATTAATAATTATTGTTACAACCACTGAGTATTTTAGTTAGACATTTAAAAGTATACCTTTGCTACGACAAAGCTCGACAATATAAAAGTCCGCCAATTTGATATCAGTATTGTAGTCTATCGTTACATCTATTCTATTTCAAGATCCTCGCCGCTCATATGTTCTACAGTGGTGATGTTCAAAAGCTTGGCCAACTCCTTAGCATACTGTTCACCAACTTCCTTAATACTTACTTCAACATCTGgtctcaatttcttgatcGATGTAGCAGTTGTTTGGGGTAATCCACACATCTCAAACAGATTCAAGTACTTTAAGTCAGGATCTACATTCAAGCCAATTCCATAAGATGTAATTGCTCTCTGGATATTGGTACCTACCGATGCGATCTTGTAGTTGCTCTCCGACATCCATACTCCAGGGTTTTCATTTTTATAGCTCTTCAAACTGTAGTTCTTCTGTAACAAGTTCTGCACcgatttcaacaagactGAATCAACAAAACATCTGACcgtcaagttcttgaacagcTTTAAATCCAAAATGGTGTATGCCACCAACTGGCCGTTTCCATGCCATGTCACCTGACCACCTCTTTCCAACTGGTGGTATTTGCAACCTGTGGATTCATACTGGGCAATTTTCTGTGCCATAAGAGGATCCTGCTTCATTTTCTTACCTCCAGTATATACATTATCGAACTCAAATGTGAGCAATGTTGGCAAT
This window of the Scheffersomyces stipitis CBS 6054 chromosome 6, complete sequence genome carries:
- the FST10 gene encoding putative zinc-finger protein (Fungal specific<br>transcription factor~go_function DNA binding; transcription factor activity; zinc ion binding~go_process transcription; regulation of transcription, DNA-dependent) — encoded protein: MAGNVEKPKPLKVFGRTHYACTRCKLSKIKCSGEKPACSNCKSVNKEFACVYPAKDRKIVIMESDLNKLHDRVEHLETLLRQSGQSDPTDSSSQSELQQQTNPSHQYLYSEQSPSSLSVVEKPESYGSILFEDVFAPEFEDTSLSSNMLRVCEQQLPDRKYAMQLLEKVYATYSSEFYLIDIAEMHDLFDDVYSLFRRSAANNGQYDFESIANSKSGMNQTSFSYLFAVLAFGEQLLNVQTPEGKYPGIKHYLLAERLFRLTKEQIDFTFIQCALLLGLYAANLSRYNTVYNYLGVAARSAVAQGYHRQKEIPKSIQSDQEIFAFRRHAEKAKLLWWSVFVIDTTWATKTVHFQYTDTDVDLPCENTFPLSEEFDPNILEVNVHLTKYIAKFVRLIYGPNIRTFSINYINTNQFNQKLLLKNIIKSSRDLVNDFETPLLGQFKDSNIIERGRRNLANLFLRYHQLIILITKPSLSLVFDASAPSVVENYEDLFSTISKGLFTSCATIDLIANLFVKHKIFVLGFWDSQHLFAAILYIIIACLDGKYYPQLNIGIALLRFMAQRTNINAKKCFDKLVEINKLLMDAPEVKLRLNLYASVADFITDDKDAPYNPLPQSSLNTTSSTGDFKFTPVLPLPYLPEPYRIITYGTNKKRYSESSRSAIFTLINEIQGWDD
- the ECM33 gene encoding 3-prime end of ExtraCellular Mutant protein (3-prime end of ExtraCellular Mutant protein (PST1)); the encoded protein is STLTTATPSVASGCSFSSFVATASAQVQQVAACATAVGDITIRGDSFGSIELTGLEQVFGSLKIQNTTLATTINAPTLQLISEDFELSGLTILNTLNLAQLNTVGSLNWVTLPALESTGLTQGITAADSVVISDTGLTALTGINVVELQTFDVNNNQDINTIDSALQSVTSLLSISYNAESVDVVLDELTSAKNVVFQSINSLSVGNLTTINGSLSVSQSSIDAIEFKDLTSISNSLTINKNSELESLDFPKLTSIGGALEISDNDKLKSFDGFPELKTIGGSVDINGTFDNGTFESLSRVAGGFTLKSDGDISCEEFNKLNSDGDIKGNKFFCANAAGASSSSSSSKKGSSTDSSDSTETASETETSSTKASDASVHSG
- the LAB2 gene encoding Lipoyltransferase (LIP2) (lipoate biosynthesis protein~go_function catalytic activity~go_process protein modification), with translation MSSFIYRTFVRHNSTACVTKFVPIVENYKTLRHIHFPGITSFEKGQKIQEMMVNANLDFKKMESKIRRQQRDVAEQGYKLNDYEEELLIKILQMKPLPTLLTFEFDNVYTGGKKMKQDPLMAQKIAQYESTGCKYHQLERGGQVTWHGNGQLVAYTILDLKSFKNLTVRCFVDSVLLKSVQNLLQKNYSLKSYKNENPGVWMSESNYKIASVGTNIQRAITSYGIGLNVDPDLKYLNSFEMCGLPQTTATSIKKLRPDVEVSIKEVGEQYAKELAKLLNITTVEHMSGEDLEIE
- a CDS encoding hypothetical protein (go_component nucleus~go_function transcription factor activity; zinc ion binding~go_process regulation of transcription, DNA-dependent), with translation EPFNSGSGSAHSKLRRNYRACLNCRVRKVKCDLGPVDNPREGKCARCLRERKDCVFVESKRGGTANVVSGRKRRKRSESNVLARGVSGSPEGNYTLSEQSSRSSSNNLYNQRSQYPILNQEFNNQMPQMPKLPSVNSILNSRSSGTSLAQPQVSVNEKSSVTPQPEATESQNNDSKNNGPSNHFSTMEGALVFLAKAAGTIAKADERDNIDGRAKQEQIEARISHSNSHSQTPTEIMDRNQASSMPGSRSDPGSNMASILNSGTSSSVEQPSVSSETRKSSSTVPAYIKPTTEAGKRMTMPAAENGYSVRPRASNKLSSIEYIGGPNGILSEDEAERLIHLFFTVMHPYFPHLPKFLHSPKILSGYPILLCAILTIASRYHTFENNVGTTGGVPRNIEVHDRLWLYVQRLISQTVWAEASTRSIGTIFAFLLFTEWNPRAIHWRWSDYANKAEENNDTDSGLSGFSAETGGANIASKNDEPNMAGLGAMRRSYRMAWMLIGSSVRLAQDMGFMEISPKTFIATHVAEINSVMNISRSSMLAHSLAEVDLDEDEISEEDMEQDEDDDDKILKMSEEDLKRLSSEHVLKFTLSQKAQIELLQIISLGHESLYGYKAQLGNMNQRQNLSILNIISPMINNWGRKYKQFLVASNKLLRITNIQQHWYNPSSKIAKEISEAIERESLIFEFNYVKLYIYSLALSPSPRAKYEQRRNRKGKATLKLDEISKSAKYIEQAFKSANEMLLVAHRVHKLKMLRFMPVRWLTRMVRAVAFIVKCYLTITAHKNSANGGSSSVANSADNFDSTILSLSLISIEDIIQSIQRAAITLRDCSPDELHLCTRYSNVLMYLCSEMKAK